The following proteins are encoded in a genomic region of Sulfurimonas sp. HSL3-7:
- a CDS encoding GGDEF domain-containing protein: MNNFLYSGFEFKEDEDLLGFKFKMINSILVIVALFSTLVGILSDLGISDIGPIHSKVNYVYGIFSVMLIFLLRSSKTYYKKVANALLIASLITFTSALILVPQDEFRIIWFYLLIFVAYILNGSASGLLFTIASLGVILSVHLLSDLQLSQLAINTSVLGLIIGSFLSRFYTNKISDYENSLQQKNAALHVLASTDDLTGIMNRRLFGEVSKRYFETAQRDNLPLSLLLFDLDHFKKVNDTYGHQTGDLLLIRFAEAIKSYLRKSDIVARVGGEEFAVLLFETDMEGAFILAEKIRTLVESITIDHEGEKVFVTTSIGIAQHREGDKAFNAIYARADKALYLAKGRGRNRTCCDPLAGDGTQMPVHRFNVTLSESQE, encoded by the coding sequence TTGAATAATTTTTTATATAGCGGTTTTGAATTTAAAGAGGATGAAGATCTTCTGGGTTTTAAATTCAAGATGATCAATTCGATTTTGGTCATAGTCGCTCTTTTCAGTACGCTTGTCGGCATATTGAGTGATCTTGGGATCAGTGATATCGGACCCATCCACTCCAAGGTCAATTACGTTTACGGCATCTTTTCAGTTATGCTTATCTTCTTGCTGCGATCATCCAAGACATATTATAAAAAGGTAGCGAACGCACTGCTTATCGCTTCGCTGATCACCTTTACGTCGGCACTTATCCTTGTTCCCCAGGATGAGTTCAGAATAATATGGTTCTATCTGCTGATCTTTGTCGCCTATATTCTTAACGGCAGTGCCAGCGGTCTGCTCTTTACAATAGCATCGCTCGGTGTCATCCTCAGCGTGCATCTGCTCTCGGATCTGCAGCTGTCCCAGCTGGCGATCAATACAAGTGTATTAGGGCTGATCATCGGAAGCTTTCTGTCACGTTTCTATACCAACAAGATCAGTGATTATGAAAACAGTCTTCAGCAAAAAAATGCTGCTTTGCACGTTCTGGCATCAACGGATGATCTGACAGGGATCATGAACCGACGTCTTTTCGGTGAGGTCTCCAAACGCTACTTTGAAACAGCACAACGAGACAACCTGCCTTTGAGCCTGTTGCTCTTTGACCTGGACCACTTCAAAAAGGTGAATGATACCTACGGTCATCAGACGGGCGATCTGCTGTTGATCCGTTTTGCGGAAGCTATAAAGTCATATTTGCGAAAAAGTGACATCGTGGCCCGTGTCGGCGGGGAGGAATTTGCAGTACTTCTGTTTGAAACAGATATGGAAGGTGCTTTCATATTGGCCGAAAAGATCCGTACCTTGGTTGAAAGCATCACGATCGATCATGAGGGTGAGAAGGTTTTTGTGACAACCAGTATCGGTATTGCACAACACAGAGAAGGCGACAAAGCCTTTAATGCGATCTACGCACGTGCCGACAAGGCGCTTTACCTGGCAAAAGGGCGGGGACGTAATCGGACCTGTTGTGATCCGTTGGCAGGCGATGGCACACAGATGCCTGTCCATCGTTTTAATGTAACACTTTCAGAATCGCAAGAATAA
- a CDS encoding YcaO-like family protein, producing the protein MNILSKNAPLEESIKTMRSVLEQAGCEVRFSELKHPLEHCYSVNLASVEAPNHIYSNGKGSVSDASVASALGEYIERLQTNNFFVDFYLPKRRYYPDVVAFETARECLNDELRAVYDPDAELSDEDLIDFNSDHDDKIVALPFQKRSSGEKVYIPLNILSNLYVSNGLATGNTPLEAQVQALSEIFERYVKIEIIKNGYALPSYPDETLRSFANLYRDLTALRAAGYIVEVLDASLGGKYPVTAISLINPDNGTLFVSFGAHPILEVSLERTMTELMQGRTLENLDAFEVPTFDMSVVADSFNLESHFIDSNGRLGFGFLSSAKSFEFASWQYDGNGSEAEYAYLGDIIRAMDKQIYLREYTYLGFYSCQMIVPGVSEVYPIEDMIYNNKNSAKWIREMVLNFGEFDPEEILNAVESLEESLDIEKHIGVIFEHNFTIREFKAQMHLLLGDDEEALELLEYGTDKIGHIVAELIRMREGGLVLEEYAEGLCNIFTTERVEKALAILEGSAYLIDVTLHRDYHNMLAMFDRLENKKAAIPV; encoded by the coding sequence ATGAATATACTATCTAAGAACGCGCCCCTCGAGGAGTCCATCAAGACAATGCGCTCCGTACTCGAACAGGCGGGATGCGAAGTGCGTTTTTCCGAACTGAAACACCCGCTTGAACACTGCTACTCGGTCAACCTCGCCTCAGTCGAGGCCCCCAACCATATCTATTCCAACGGCAAAGGGAGTGTTTCGGATGCATCGGTGGCGAGCGCACTGGGCGAGTACATCGAGCGGCTCCAGACGAACAACTTTTTTGTCGATTTCTATCTTCCGAAGAGACGCTATTACCCCGATGTCGTGGCCTTTGAAACAGCCCGGGAGTGTTTGAATGACGAGCTTCGCGCCGTGTACGATCCGGACGCGGAGCTCAGTGACGAGGATCTCATCGATTTTAACAGCGATCACGACGACAAGATCGTCGCGCTGCCGTTTCAGAAACGCTCCAGCGGCGAAAAGGTCTATATACCGCTCAATATTTTGAGCAATCTCTATGTAAGTAACGGTCTGGCGACGGGGAACACTCCGCTGGAAGCGCAGGTCCAGGCGCTGAGCGAGATCTTCGAGCGCTACGTCAAGATCGAGATCATCAAGAACGGCTACGCCCTCCCCTCTTATCCCGACGAGACCCTGCGCTCATTTGCCAACCTTTATCGTGATCTCACCGCCCTGCGTGCGGCAGGCTACATCGTCGAAGTGCTCGACGCTTCTCTCGGCGGAAAATACCCCGTTACGGCGATCTCGCTGATCAATCCCGACAACGGGACCCTCTTCGTCTCTTTCGGTGCCCATCCTATACTGGAGGTGTCGCTGGAGCGGACAATGACGGAGCTGATGCAGGGACGCACACTCGAAAACCTTGACGCCTTTGAAGTGCCGACCTTCGACATGAGTGTCGTAGCCGACAGCTTCAACCTTGAATCGCATTTTATCGACTCCAACGGCAGACTCGGCTTTGGGTTTTTAAGCAGTGCCAAAAGTTTCGAATTCGCTTCGTGGCAGTATGACGGCAACGGAAGCGAAGCTGAGTATGCCTATCTCGGCGATATCATCCGCGCCATGGACAAACAGATCTATCTGCGCGAGTACACCTATCTTGGCTTTTATTCATGTCAGATGATCGTCCCCGGTGTTTCGGAGGTCTACCCCATCGAAGACATGATCTACAACAACAAAAACAGCGCCAAGTGGATCCGGGAAATGGTTCTGAATTTCGGGGAGTTTGATCCCGAAGAGATCCTCAATGCCGTCGAATCGCTCGAAGAGTCACTCGATATCGAAAAACATATCGGTGTCATCTTCGAACATAACTTTACGATACGTGAGTTCAAAGCCCAGATGCATCTGCTGCTGGGGGATGATGAGGAGGCTCTTGAACTGCTTGAATACGGGACAGACAAAATAGGACACATCGTCGCCGAACTGATCCGTATGCGCGAAGGCGGTCTCGTACTGGAAGAGTATGCAGAGGGACTTTGCAATATCTTTACAACAGAGAGAGTAGAAAAGGCGCTGGCAATATTAGAAGGCTCGGCCTACCTGATCGACGTGACCCTTCACCGGGACTATCATAACATGCTCGCCATGTTCGACCGCCTAGAAAACAAAAAAGCGGCGATCCCGGTTTAG
- a CDS encoding Tex family protein yields the protein MNPLETILVKKTGLKKEHIRNILKLLDEGATIPFIARYRKEMTGSASDEVLREFEGIYLGAKKLLERKAEVARLIEERGVLSVAIKQSIDDAQKLRVLEDIYRPYKEKKSSRAATAIENGLTPLADTLASARLTLGEFRSKASAFVKGKIGSVDEAVKGAQDILAERYAEQPRERETIRSSMMRFGILEVKKTKNLNEKGVYANFADHAEKVAYVPSHRYLALMRGVKEKELSVKITLDLERIEANIRKFKIPRNAASSKELLFEAYRDGLKRLLLPSLEREVHAELKERSDAAAIGVFGKNLNQLLMTPPVTKRIILGVDPAFRSGCKLAVIDENGSYLESAVIYPTAPQNDYKSAAAKVLALSKKYRITAVAIGNGTASRETQEFFSRLNKEENAGLNYTVVSEAGASVYSASKIAAEEYPDLDVTIRGAISIAQRLRDPMAALVKIDPRSLGIGQYQHDVDQKLLEKKLTDVTQDLVNRVGVDINSASVSLLSYVAGIGAKVAQNILDYKAENGNFTTKAELLKVKGLGKKGYEQAAGFVRIKEGKSPFDNSGIHPESYAIAKELKGVDLAKIDLDAAAQELNVGKETLRDIVKELQKPGFDPREELPPIPFKEGITDIKMLNEGSIVSGVVRNIADFGAFVDIGLKNDGMIHISKMSEKRISHPLEVLAVNQFLPHITVVSVDQEKGKVGLSLV from the coding sequence ATGAATCCTTTAGAAACGATACTCGTTAAAAAGACAGGGCTCAAGAAAGAGCATATCCGCAACATTCTTAAACTCCTTGACGAGGGGGCCACGATCCCTTTCATCGCCCGATACCGCAAAGAGATGACCGGCAGCGCGAGCGACGAGGTACTGCGCGAGTTTGAGGGCATTTACCTCGGTGCCAAAAAGCTGCTTGAGCGCAAGGCCGAGGTGGCACGGCTCATTGAAGAGCGGGGTGTCTTGAGTGTCGCGATCAAACAGAGCATCGACGATGCGCAAAAACTGAGGGTGCTCGAGGATATCTACCGCCCGTACAAAGAGAAAAAGAGCTCGCGCGCCGCCACCGCCATAGAGAACGGTTTGACGCCGCTTGCCGACACCCTTGCCTCCGCCAGGCTGACGCTCGGTGAATTCCGCTCAAAAGCAAGCGCTTTTGTCAAAGGGAAGATCGGCTCCGTCGACGAGGCCGTAAAAGGGGCGCAGGATATTCTGGCCGAACGCTATGCCGAACAGCCGCGCGAGCGCGAAACGATCCGCTCCTCGATGATGCGGTTTGGCATTCTCGAGGTGAAAAAGACAAAGAACCTTAACGAAAAAGGGGTCTACGCGAACTTCGCCGATCACGCCGAAAAGGTCGCCTATGTGCCGTCTCACCGCTACCTCGCACTCATGAGGGGCGTCAAGGAGAAAGAGCTCTCCGTCAAGATAACCCTCGATCTCGAGCGCATCGAAGCGAACATCCGAAAATTCAAGATCCCCCGAAACGCCGCCAGTTCCAAAGAGCTGCTTTTCGAGGCCTACCGTGACGGCCTGAAACGTCTTCTGCTCCCCTCCCTCGAGAGAGAGGTCCACGCCGAACTCAAAGAGCGCTCGGACGCTGCCGCCATCGGCGTCTTCGGCAAAAACCTCAACCAGCTCCTCATGACGCCGCCCGTGACCAAACGGATCATCCTCGGCGTCGATCCCGCCTTCAGGTCGGGGTGCAAACTTGCCGTCATCGACGAGAACGGCAGCTATCTCGAGTCGGCGGTGATCTACCCGACAGCACCGCAAAACGACTACAAGAGTGCCGCGGCAAAGGTTTTGGCCCTCTCTAAAAAGTACCGTATCACAGCCGTGGCCATCGGCAACGGTACCGCCTCCAGAGAGACGCAGGAGTTTTTTTCCCGCCTCAACAAAGAGGAAAATGCCGGGCTGAACTACACCGTTGTCTCCGAAGCGGGGGCATCGGTCTACTCCGCCTCCAAGATCGCCGCGGAGGAGTACCCCGACCTCGATGTTACCATCAGGGGAGCGATCTCTATCGCGCAGCGGCTGCGCGACCCGATGGCCGCCCTGGTCAAGATCGACCCCCGATCGCTTGGCATCGGTCAGTACCAGCATGACGTCGACCAGAAGCTGCTGGAGAAGAAGCTCACCGATGTTACCCAGGACCTTGTCAACCGTGTCGGCGTCGACATCAACTCCGCCTCCGTTTCCCTGCTCTCCTACGTGGCCGGCATCGGCGCTAAAGTGGCACAGAATATTCTTGACTATAAAGCCGAGAACGGCAACTTTACGACGAAAGCGGAGCTGCTGAAGGTCAAAGGGCTGGGAAAGAAGGGCTATGAGCAGGCCGCAGGTTTTGTCCGCATCAAAGAGGGGAAAAGCCCCTTTGACAACAGCGGCATCCATCCCGAGAGCTATGCGATCGCCAAAGAGCTTAAAGGGGTTGATCTCGCCAAAATAGATCTCGATGCGGCAGCGCAAGAGCTTAATGTCGGCAAGGAGACGCTCAGAGACATCGTCAAAGAGCTTCAGAAACCCGGATTTGACCCCAGGGAGGAGCTGCCGCCTATCCCGTTCAAAGAGGGCATCACCGACATCAAAATGCTGAATGAGGGCAGCATTGTCTCCGGAGTCGTGCGCAACATCGCCGATTTCGGCGCCTTTGTCGACATCGGGCTTAAAAACGACGGCATGATCCACATCTCCAAGATGAGCGAAAAACGCATTTCCCACCCGCTCGAAGTCCTCGCCGTCAACCAGTTCCTGCCGCACATCACCGTGGTCTCCGTCGACCAGGAAAAAGGCAAGGTGGGGTTGAGTCTGGTATAA
- a CDS encoding ATP-binding protein, whose translation MRQKIGKLKNSIANLELVERMLTQNTLILAEEGSGKTHLSNKIREYVMDNGIPTLYLDFSDPDVDAVESRFKESNRFYYMRFEESDAFDAELQEAIARRENIYMAVNSSYFSNRRDIKSRLSRTIQTPELLENYYYFFHEISMLNAFYTKFEDFMFYILSLVNLKKFGLTFLTQPHEIFEDYKIKLLFSFLYLGKCSNANYYNTELKTLPPHTFYYQYRQDRRTLLFNDIKGDTVMIDH comes from the coding sequence ATGAGACAAAAAATCGGAAAATTAAAAAACAGTATCGCGAACCTTGAACTTGTAGAACGGATGTTGACACAAAATACGCTGATTCTGGCCGAAGAGGGTTCAGGCAAAACGCATCTTTCCAACAAGATCCGCGAATACGTTATGGATAACGGTATACCGACGCTTTATCTTGACTTTTCAGATCCCGATGTCGATGCGGTAGAATCCCGTTTTAAAGAGAGCAACCGTTTTTACTACATGCGCTTTGAAGAGAGCGACGCGTTTGATGCCGAACTGCAAGAGGCGATTGCAAGACGCGAAAACATCTATATGGCCGTCAACTCGAGCTATTTTTCCAACAGACGCGACATCAAAAGCCGTCTTTCGCGTACGATCCAGACACCTGAGCTTCTTGAGAACTACTACTATTTTTTCCACGAGATCTCAATGCTGAATGCCTTTTATACGAAATTCGAGGACTTCATGTTTTATATCCTCTCTCTGGTCAACCTCAAGAAATTCGGATTGACCTTTCTGACGCAGCCGCATGAGATCTTTGAAGACTACAAGATCAAACTGCTTTTCTCTTTTCTCTACCTCGGAAAATGTTCCAATGCGAACTATTACAACACGGAGCTCAAAACGCTTCCGCCGCACACTTTCTATTACCAGTACCGCCAGGACAGACGAACCCTTCTCTTCAACGATATCAAGGGCGATACCGTCATGATCGACCACTAG
- a CDS encoding MFS transporter: protein MKTIDKNIIWLGWVSFFTDMASSMITTLLPIFVVYVLHEGVDKLGIVIAVATFISYAFRILFGYLSDRLGIIKPFLVAGYLISAVAKPLLAFSSTYASVALLRGLERMGKAVRSAPKDVLISAYSRKNASGKTFGFHKMMDISGELVGALLILMFFMLMQKDEAFIRTLFAWTLIPGLIAAVIILFFVKDMPLKVKKKEVYDPSDRKLFTLLGIYFLFLLFLFSDQYLILKAKDEGFTLAQIPLFVIVFALTQSLTSYYSGVLIDRRGSGLMLLLSFLFGIASMVALALDFLWLSFIMLGLFTVISLNAMRAYISQEAQSKGAVFGIFYGGVAIFASLGALLIGYIWEHFGFESAVRLSIGGLTLLTLLLFLHLQRQRKLVVPEHSASQQGKEDF from the coding sequence ATGAAAACCATCGACAAGAACATCATCTGGCTCGGATGGGTCAGTTTTTTTACCGATATGGCATCTTCTATGATCACCACGCTGCTGCCGATCTTTGTCGTCTATGTCCTGCACGAGGGGGTGGACAAGCTGGGAATCGTCATCGCAGTCGCTACCTTCATCTCCTACGCATTCCGTATCCTGTTCGGGTATTTAAGCGACCGTTTAGGCATCATCAAACCTTTCCTCGTTGCCGGCTATCTTATCTCGGCTGTCGCCAAACCCCTGCTTGCCTTTTCGTCAACCTACGCAAGCGTCGCCCTGCTCCGGGGACTTGAACGGATGGGCAAAGCGGTGCGCAGCGCCCCGAAAGACGTACTGATCAGCGCCTACAGCCGAAAGAACGCCTCGGGAAAGACCTTCGGTTTTCACAAGATGATGGATATCTCGGGCGAACTCGTCGGCGCACTGCTTATTTTGATGTTCTTCATGCTGATGCAAAAAGATGAAGCCTTTATCCGAACTCTCTTTGCCTGGACCCTGATACCGGGCCTCATTGCGGCAGTGATCATACTTTTCTTCGTCAAAGATATGCCGCTCAAGGTGAAAAAAAAAGAGGTGTACGACCCTTCCGACCGTAAACTCTTCACTCTGCTGGGCATCTACTTTTTATTTCTCTTGTTTCTTTTCAGTGACCAGTATCTCATCCTGAAAGCCAAAGATGAAGGCTTTACGCTGGCACAGATCCCCCTCTTTGTCATCGTGTTTGCACTGACCCAGTCCCTGACGAGCTACTACAGCGGTGTGCTGATCGACAGAAGGGGAAGCGGCCTGATGCTGCTGCTCTCCTTTCTCTTCGGGATCGCATCTATGGTCGCTTTGGCACTGGACTTTTTATGGCTCTCTTTCATCATGCTGGGGCTCTTCACCGTCATATCGCTCAACGCGATGCGGGCCTATATCTCGCAGGAAGCCCAAAGCAAAGGGGCGGTATTCGGTATCTTTTACGGAGGTGTCGCCATCTTTGCTTCACTGGGGGCCCTGCTTATCGGTTACATCTGGGAGCATTTCGGGTTTGAAAGCGCCGTGCGTCTCTCTATCGGCGGCCTGACACTTTTGACCCTGCTGCTTTTTTTGCATTTACAGCGGCAAAGAAAACTCGTTGTGCCTGAACATTCTGCAAGTCAGCAGGGGAAAGAAGATTTTTGA
- a CDS encoding cache domain-containing protein produces the protein MKKTSILFTVSLSLLLIFAVSMGFYLSNALTHAEEKTYGELAEKLIQDLNSEEHLIENIGITNAIYIADNARIAKALIENNRAIAIKELQVIFNNFKKSTKIKNLKVHIHTADLKSFVRSWKLDKFGDDLSGFRKTIVKVKETRQPVFDFEVGRMGLTLRSIVPVIQGDDYLGSLEFIQNFDNVAKQFAKKSNDHLLLMNDSLIFIATDLKDAPSVDHYKLGSKQYDDDFLKAAQSLDLDKLQQKRFIFTDQYLYTYKTIKDVNDNNVGMHLMGMSGQQVQAAVDEAKSSTLTMIIVTVSSLLLLLLLMFFFFKSRC, from the coding sequence ATGAAAAAAACATCTATACTCTTCACCGTATCTCTCTCGCTGTTATTGATCTTTGCTGTATCTATGGGTTTTTACTTAAGTAACGCCCTGACACATGCAGAAGAGAAGACCTACGGTGAACTTGCAGAGAAGTTGATCCAGGATCTAAACAGTGAAGAACATCTGATAGAAAACATCGGCATCACCAATGCTATTTATATTGCCGACAACGCCAGGATCGCAAAAGCACTCATTGAAAACAACCGGGCTATTGCTATCAAAGAGCTGCAGGTGATCTTTAACAACTTTAAAAAGAGCACTAAAATAAAGAACCTGAAAGTCCACATCCATACGGCTGATCTGAAATCGTTTGTAAGAAGCTGGAAACTCGATAAATTCGGCGATGATCTCAGCGGGTTCAGAAAGACGATCGTAAAAGTCAAAGAGACCCGTCAACCTGTTTTCGATTTCGAAGTAGGCCGGATGGGGCTGACGCTGCGCTCTATTGTTCCTGTGATACAGGGTGACGACTATCTCGGGTCACTGGAGTTTATACAGAATTTTGACAATGTCGCGAAACAGTTTGCAAAAAAGAGCAACGATCACCTTCTGCTGATGAACGATTCGCTTATTTTTATCGCAACCGACCTGAAAGATGCACCAAGCGTCGATCACTATAAACTCGGCTCAAAACAATATGATGACGATTTTCTCAAAGCGGCACAATCCCTGGACCTGGACAAGCTGCAGCAGAAACGCTTCATCTTCACCGATCAATACCTCTATACCTACAAAACGATCAAAGACGTGAACGACAACAATGTCGGGATGCACCTAATGGGAATGTCAGGGCAACAGGTACAAGCTGCTGTCGACGAAGCAAAAAGTTCAACGCTGACGATGATCATCGTCACCGTCTCATCCCTGCTTCTGCTTCTGCTGCTAATGTTCTTCTTTTTCAAGAGCCGATGCTGA
- a CDS encoding MATE family efflux transporter, translating into MQLDLTRGNIKDHMKTLAIPATIGFLFHTLYNVTDTYFAGQVSTQALAALSLSFPVFFMVIAVAGGMSEALTALVGNALGENEKEKAAHYAKNGLLFGLLLSLLLTAVGVFSVPFLMQQLGAEGSYLEQAVGYTSTIVMGTLLFVGTFFANALLNSVGDMVSFRNILIVSFFLNIGLDYYFVASGFGVVGIAYATLVTETLSMLYLLYRLQRTTLLHCLRRFRLDLPLFWHITTQGIPPSANMVFMAIGVYIITYYASPYGESVVAALGIGMRIEQMALMPAVGINMAVLAIVSQNSGARRYERAEEAVKVGLINGAYIAIISAFALIFGGSYFIGLFSSDAEVIAQGVIYLYVEAALVFPFVVIFIYVALLQAIKRPKFIFYLALARQIILPLLLLEIVSYYIRMPLAVWIVVGLIVSFSALVIWWYGRRELALLKKQNETGTHG; encoded by the coding sequence ATGCAACTCGATCTGACACGGGGCAATATCAAAGATCATATGAAGACTTTGGCCATTCCGGCAACTATCGGTTTTCTCTTTCACACCCTTTACAATGTCACCGACACCTACTTTGCCGGGCAGGTCTCGACGCAGGCGCTCGCGGCCCTTTCGCTCTCTTTCCCGGTTTTTTTCATGGTCATCGCAGTAGCCGGCGGGATGAGCGAAGCATTGACGGCGCTTGTCGGCAATGCCCTCGGCGAGAACGAGAAGGAGAAAGCGGCCCATTATGCCAAGAACGGCCTGCTTTTCGGACTGCTGCTCTCCCTTCTGCTGACCGCCGTCGGTGTGTTTAGCGTCCCCTTTCTGATGCAGCAGCTGGGCGCGGAGGGCAGCTACCTGGAGCAGGCTGTCGGGTATACGTCCACGATCGTGATGGGGACGCTGCTCTTTGTCGGGACCTTTTTCGCCAATGCCCTGCTCAACTCGGTTGGCGATATGGTCTCGTTTAGAAACATTCTGATCGTCTCTTTCTTTTTGAATATCGGCCTGGATTATTACTTTGTCGCATCGGGATTTGGCGTTGTCGGCATTGCCTATGCCACACTTGTCACAGAAACACTGAGCATGCTCTACCTGCTATACCGCTTGCAACGTACGACCCTGTTGCACTGCCTTCGCCGTTTCAGGCTCGACCTTCCTCTTTTCTGGCACATCACGACGCAGGGTATTCCGCCGAGTGCCAACATGGTCTTCATGGCGATAGGTGTCTATATCATCACCTACTACGCCTCCCCTTACGGCGAAAGCGTCGTGGCCGCACTGGGTATCGGCATGCGTATCGAGCAGATGGCCCTGATGCCTGCCGTCGGCATCAACATGGCGGTACTCGCCATTGTCTCGCAGAACAGCGGCGCCAGACGTTATGAACGTGCCGAAGAGGCCGTAAAGGTGGGACTGATCAACGGAGCCTATATTGCCATCATCAGTGCCTTCGCACTTATTTTCGGCGGTTCATACTTCATCGGACTCTTCTCTTCCGATGCCGAAGTCATCGCGCAGGGGGTGATCTATCTCTATGTCGAGGCGGCACTGGTCTTCCCCTTTGTCGTGATCTTTATCTATGTGGCCCTGCTGCAGGCGATAAAACGGCCGAAATTCATCTTCTACCTTGCCCTCGCCCGCCAGATCATCCTGCCCCTGCTGCTGCTTGAAATCGTTTCTTACTATATCCGGATGCCGCTTGCCGTCTGGATCGTAGTCGGCCTTATCGTTTCCTTCTCTGCACTTGTCATATGGTGGTATGGACGAAGGGAGCTCGCCTTGCTGAAAAAGCAGAATGAAACAGGCACACATGGATGA
- a CDS encoding NAD(P)/FAD-dependent oxidoreductase, with protein sequence MKKIIVIGGGYGGLRAVERLAGIDGLHITLVDRHPYHYLQTEAYGYIAGRFDLHDVAIDLKNWCFGFKNGVEFIHDEVTLVDFENRTVHLSDKKLSYDYVIMAIGAETNFFSFIKGLREYSHGVKKLQRAFDFRSSFEKLLYTKVEHPLDEAKGELNIAVGGAGLSGVEIAAEMADVIKKHTKSIGESTRDIRIHLIDAAATILPGMSDYIVTRTQERLEELGIIIRTNAFIESVDKTTIRFKDGQSLEYFFMIFTGGIKVPSFALSKEVEKNGLNQFLVDAFMRIPGETNVFAVGDCVEIRDAKGNILPPTAQTAERSAEYVANAIKEELQHRELKPFHASIDGVFVALGGEYAVGEMFNIIKVKGYSAYLLKKLITYTYYLGLKLRLNTGFKKRTKPFED encoded by the coding sequence ATGAAAAAAATCATCGTCATCGGAGGCGGCTACGGCGGTCTTCGCGCAGTTGAGCGTCTTGCCGGTATCGACGGCCTGCATATCACACTGGTCGACAGACACCCCTACCATTACCTGCAGACCGAAGCCTACGGCTATATCGCCGGACGGTTTGATCTGCACGACGTCGCCATCGATCTCAAAAACTGGTGTTTCGGCTTCAAAAATGGCGTAGAGTTTATCCATGACGAAGTGACTTTGGTCGACTTTGAAAATAGAACCGTCCACCTTTCGGACAAAAAACTGTCTTACGACTACGTCATCATGGCCATCGGTGCGGAGACGAACTTCTTCTCCTTTATCAAAGGGCTGAGAGAGTACAGCCACGGGGTCAAGAAACTGCAACGTGCCTTTGATTTTCGCAGCTCGTTTGAAAAGCTTCTCTACACCAAGGTCGAACATCCGCTGGATGAAGCCAAAGGCGAACTCAACATCGCCGTCGGCGGAGCGGGACTCAGCGGTGTCGAGATCGCTGCCGAAATGGCCGACGTCATCAAAAAACACACCAAAAGCATCGGCGAATCGACCCGGGACATTAGGATACACCTCATCGACGCCGCCGCCACTATTTTGCCGGGGATGAGCGACTACATCGTCACCCGGACACAGGAACGTCTCGAAGAGCTCGGCATTATCATCAGGACCAACGCCTTCATCGAAAGCGTTGACAAAACAACCATCCGTTTCAAAGACGGTCAGAGCCTTGAGTACTTCTTTATGATCTTCACCGGGGGTATCAAAGTCCCCTCCTTCGCCCTCTCGAAAGAGGTTGAAAAAAACGGCCTCAACCAGTTCCTCGTCGATGCCTTCATGCGCATTCCCGGCGAAACAAATGTCTTCGCCGTCGGTGACTGCGTCGAAATCCGCGACGCAAAAGGCAACATCCTGCCGCCGACGGCCCAGACGGCGGAACGCAGCGCCGAATATGTTGCTAACGCCATCAAAGAAGAGCTGCAGCACCGGGAACTCAAACCGTTCCATGCCTCCATTGACGGTGTATTCGTCGCATTGGGCGGCGAGTACGCCGTAGGAGAGATGTTCAACATCATCAAGGTCAAAGGCTACAGCGCTTACCTGCTTAAAAAGCTGATCACCTACACCTATTATCTTGGGCTCAAACTGCGACTCAATACCGGCTTTAAAAAACGGACAAAACCTTTCGAAGATTGA